The DNA segment ATGGCTCCACCTCATCTTTTTAACCTCTTTCTTGGGCTTCTTCTCATAGCCTTCTCTTGTACAGCGGTGCGAGCTGTCTCGTGCGTCTCCCCCGCCGTGTCTGGAGCCCACGGTTCTTTGTGCACTGGAGGACTTGTTTCTGGAAGCAGCTGCGTCTTCTTCCATGAGGCCACACGCAGAGCCTGCAGCGTTCTGACCCGTGGCGTGCTTCCGATGTCCTTCTACATTGAACCCCTCGCTTTTCCAGTTGTGACGAGGGGGGGGGAATCGTTTGGTGCCGTGAGGGACCAACAGGCCTCCACCCACAGCTCCAGAACTTTATCTGCAGGGGCAGTTCTGGCAAGCCCTACGTCCCAATAGCAGGTGAAGGGACCAGCTTGACCATCAGTGCCATTCACGTTGTATTCATCTCCAGTCCCCTCCACTTGGCCTTCATAGGTCTTATCCGTGCCAAACCTAGTGAGAAGCCTGCCGGCCAGCGGCAGGTGGACACAGTATGCTGCAGTATAACCTGTCAGGCCAGCCTTCACACCGTACTTTGGGAGTTCATGAGCATGAGCTGCACAGACTAGCATGCCTCCTTCTGCATGGGCGTAAGCCATCTGGCAAACGATATCCCTGTTGGTCACACGAGCGATCACCCTGTATTTACGCGCGTTGTACCTATTTTTACCCTGAATTACCACGTGTTTCCAAGCATGGTGATCGGTTTTTatccgtccccccgccccccccccccgtttcttCTAAATTTCACCTGATATCTCTTGAAGTgagacaactttattttttttatttaattttttttaatgtttatttattttagagagagacagagtgcgagcaacggaggggcagagagagacagagacacaaaatccaaagcaggctccaagctctgagctgtcagcacagagcctgacgcggggcttgagtccacgaaccatgagatgatgacctgagccaaagtcaggcgcttaactgactgagtcacccaggcgcccctattcttggCAACTTGAACAAGCCCCATCCTGTGGCACAGAGAGCGGTGTCCACGCCTCGCCCCTTACTTGAGGTTGGCTGCTTAATGCGCAGGGTCACCCAGGGAGAAGGAGTTCCttgttgaaattgttttcttgttcaGTTCATCTCCCTGTGGCACGACGTTGAACATGACCTCCTGGCTTCGGTGGGTTTCTCCTGGTGACTCCATGGGGGTGGCGGTAGCTGTCAGCTCGAGTGGCTTCTCCAGAGCCGAGGACACTTGCCCTTTATCGTTCCCCCATGAAGCTTACAGGCACAGGCACAGCCCCAGTGGACTGAAGCCAGTTTGGTTATGTGCATCTCTTGGGTTCTTCTTGGTCGATTTGGGTAGCAGCTAAAGAAGTCGGAGGCAGGTGAGAGCCTTGACTTTTTGCTCCTCAAAAAGCCTCAGACCGGCTTCAGCCACACACAAGGCGTTTATTGAAACAGTCTTAATTTGCCAGCAGGCCCCAACGTGTTCATTAACCTGTTCTATGAGCTTAATGAAGTCCTAGCTCCTGCCCCTTAGGGGTTCTGACTCCTGCTGGGCAGAAGGAGTCTTGAGGCAAATGCCAAGGCTGTGGAGGCAAATGCTGTCACCAGCATCAGACAAAGATAATCCTCCCAAGTCCAGGGCCCGACGATGGGGGATGGTTTAGGGCTGTTGTCACACATCATCCCCAAGGGAAGGGGTTCAGGCATCGATGCGTTTTTGCACCCTCTTCCTGAAGGGGTGGGGATGTTTTAGCCAATCCGTGCATCTTAAATACCTTTAATGTCACTATTGGGAGCTCCTGTCTAGCAGCCACCATGATAATTAATAGGTCACTAACTGCACTTACAGGCACCAGTTTTGGTATTCCATAGGCCTTATTTGATGACAACAGAAGTTTCTGCAGTCACCACCCCGGTGTCTGGGCTCCCTGCATAGCACACCACAGTCTGCCCTGAGCTCTGCTCCTTTGACaagggtgctgacagctcacttCGCATCACATGGTAGATCTGGAGTGTTTAAAAGTGAACTTCTGACACAGAGGTGGACAACAGATGACATCGGGTGAGGGAGCCTGTGCCATTATAGGTGACAGTCAGAGAGCAGCAGCTGATGTGGGGGCACTTCACTGCCCCCTGTGTCTTACGTTCATTACCTACGTAATCCTCATGATAACCCATTGGGGTTGTCTGTCTCATTAGCACCATCTTTCAGATAAGGGAGCCGAGGCTCCGTGAAGTTCTAAACTTTCTCAAACTCAGTAGCTAGTAGGTGCAGAGGTATTCACCCCAGTGTGTGACCTCAGAACATCTCTGCTACCCACTGGATCAGATCCAAAGCAAATGGCAGTCCAGCCAGAGAAAGCCGTGGCCAGCATAGCAGACCTCAGGAGCTGGCTGGGAGTGTCCTCGCTCTGGTGACGGCTGGACCTCATTACACACTTTTGGTCCCAATGATAAGAGGTCGGTGCGGAATGTCTTGATGTAGAAGCCTCAGTTTCATAGGTCTCCAGACGGGGACTGTCCAGGAGGGTAGATGAGGGTTGGATTTAGGTCATCTCACAACTGCCCAAAACTGTGGTCCAAGCCTGTCCTCTGGCTGTGCCCCCCTCGATGAGCCCTACCCCACACTGGCCATCTAGGAGCTGTGAACAGGGTGCTACCCTGATCACTGGGAGCCTCCTTCAGGGCTCCCTTCACTGCCTGGACCGTGGGACTTGGTCTTGGCATGTCCCCTTGGGGGCTCTCATCCTCCCTGGGTCACTCTCCCTGGATCCTGAGGAAGTCCTCATTTGTTATGAGCCTCACCTTTCTATTCTCTACCAGTGAGGTTTACAGATAACTTTGATGAACTTCAGTTACTTGAAAATTTTCATCCGTCTCATCATTTATGAAACCAGTATGAGCGCCTGTGGGGTGACGGCTTTGGTTTTGGGGCACTGTGTAATGGTGGCTGAGCACCCGGGCTCTGGGGCCAGGCAGGTCAGACTCTGGCTTGGCTACTCCATCGCTGTGTTGAGCAACTGATTTGACTTGTCTGTGCTTCAGTTCCTGGATCCCAGAAGAGGGATAAGACGGTACttgcctcacagggttgttggagggTTAAGTGAGTTAACCTAGGTGAGTATTTGCTCCCCGGCCAACTCATTTGAATGGACTTATGGTGAGATTTAAGTAATAATCTTCTCTGGAATTCTTTTTGTCGACCACGTGATTTGCCGCAGAGGGTTTTAGGAAGGCGGATGGAGGGGAAGAATGCACTGGAAGTGGTAGACACCTTGTCAGGAAGCACCGAGTGCGGCTGTGAATTTTCAAGCCATCGGTGAGTGGCTTGGTTCTTACCACCTTTATCCGAGTTTTACTTTGCTAAGTACTGTCCATCAATTTGTGAATATCTCAGTTATTTGAGGTCGTTCATTCAAGGCAAAATGCTGAAAGTAAAAGCGAAATCAAGGAGAACCCCGGGGCTTTGAAGCCTTTTCCTAACTCGTGGCCATTTTCCGCCTTTAAAAGCACTGACTTGACTTTTACAAGAGCCTGTAGAATAATCTaacagaaaatggaaaccaagagcacagtcattcccttaaatattttatattgcatTCGGATGTGCATTTTTCAAAGATCATTTCCTTGACATTTTCTGGGGGTATATttcttgggaaataaaataaatatgtttggtGGATGCTCATACCAATTTATTTAGAGCTATAAATAAGATAAAGATGCCTCCTGTCATTTGTACTAGAAAGTATAAGGATCAGAGGAATATCTTAGGAGGACAGGGCAAAAGATTAATAATGCTGTTCAGATGGTGCTGAGGTTGGCTGATGCTTTAACCCGTTTTAGTGGATCCTCATGTGAATTATGCCTAAGAATGGTGATGGAGACCCTATGGCCCAGGAGGAGGCCAGAGACACAATGCTCCAGGCCACATGCTTCATCAGGGGCTGCTGAGTGACAGAATCCAGATTTCCTAGTTTCTCGATCTATGGATGTTAAGTAGATTCTTTGGGGGTACCCAGATCATTCTCAGTGCTTCCCTGAGGCTGGAAATGACCCTTCACAGGTAAGAAATTTAGTCATTCCAGTTGGAGCCTGTAGTGTGCGTGCAGTGCTCCCGGGAGAGGAAGGAACTGGCCACACTCTCCCGGCAAGGAATCTCTTCATGCCGTGAACCTGTTGACTCATTGCATTGCTGCAGTGGGAGATTTGATGGAAATGGCTCCCCTGGGATGGACAGTGAGCAAGGATGAAATATGCAAGCCCCATGGGACCAAGTGCGCGACTTTAGGGCAAGTGAGGGCGGACGTGGGAAGGCACTGGAGATTCGGAGAAGAGACACTCCAGTCTGGGTTGGACagggagggctgtggggaggcAAAGGGTCAGAGCAGGGGTACAAAGGAAGGGAAGATGTTACCTGGGTGTGGGGAGTGCTCAGTATTGGGAAGGATGAAGAAAAGCACGGTAAGAGACGACAGAGGGATGAGCGACCCTGCCTGACATTGGGGAGGAGCTGGTTGTGGGCAGGGAAGTAGAAGGTTGGCTGGTGGGCCAGTAGTTCCTGGCTATAGTCCCTGTAGTCAGGGTGTAGTCGCTGGTCCCGGGAGTTCAGGTTTGAAGGTAACAGGAAGCAGTAggtgatttttaaagtaaatcaaatcagtggggcaccagagtggctccgtcggttaagcatctgacttcggctcaggtcatgatctcacagttcgtgggtttgagccctgtgtcagggtctgtgctgacagctcagagcctggagcctgctttggattctgtgtc comes from the Prionailurus bengalensis isolate Pbe53 chromosome A1, Fcat_Pben_1.1_paternal_pri, whole genome shotgun sequence genome and includes:
- the LOC122480180 gene encoding LOW QUALITY PROTEIN: 60S ribosomal protein L5-like (The sequence of the model RefSeq protein was modified relative to this genomic sequence to represent the inferred CDS: inserted 1 base in 1 codon) → MKPLSICPLILILKKRGGGAGGRIKTDHHAWKHVVIQGKNRYNARKYRVIARVTNRDIVCQMAYAHAEGGMLVCAAHAHELPKYGVKAGLTGYTAAYCVHLPLAGRLLTRFGTDKTYEGQVEGTGDEYNVNGTDGQAGPFTCYWDVGLARTAPADKVXGAVGGGLLVPHGTKRFPPPRHNWKSEGFNVEGHRKHATGQNAAGSACGLMEEDAAASRNKSSSAQRTVGSRHGGGDARDSSHRCTREGYEKKPKKEVKKMRWSHPKIPPAPKNDRVIQKYPGFLTPPSRLLRADKPSRNSL